The nucleotide window GACAATATTATAATAATCAGGGTACACCGCATTTGGTATTACAATTGCATCATCAAGATGTAATTTATCCTTTAGGTAATAGCTTGGAGTAGTTAATGCGTTTGCTTTTCTTATTGCGAGCTTTGTAGGATAGATCCATTGTGATTTTTCGATAGTATAATCCCCATGCAATGTAAACACAATCGGTTTTCGATATAATTTAAAAAATTGTGGGAATGCAGTATGAATAATATCTGCATCCTGATAAATAGGAGAAAAAAGAAGATTTCTTCTTTGAAAAATATGTTTTGAACGTATGTTTTTTTGATTTAATAATTGCACCAAATTTTTTGCCCAAGTAAATGGACCTCCTAATCGCGGGGGAGTTAATACATTTACGGAGATCGGATTCATTTTTTTATCCCGAATCCCTTGATTCCTTTTGAGACACCTTCTGTCGTAATAGAGATATCAATTAAATTTGCTCTTGTAAACCAATTAAAAATTTCCTCATCAGAATAATATCGAGCGGAGGGTGTTGCAAATACGTCAAATGCATCATTTAATTTAACTGAAAATGGGTACGTTTCATAATATTTGAAGGGAATAACAGAAGATAGTTTTTTCAGATGGATCTTCTTCAAAAGAATACTGAAACCATTTATTATTTCCATTATTGTCGCTGGTACGTAACAGAGATAATACAATAACCGATGAGGCAGGCGATGAGTAATCTTAATAAGGGGTTCATAAAAATAAACCGCTGCCCATTGTTTCGCTCTCCCATACACCCAAATTGAAATGAGCGCGCCGGGCTTTAATAATGGAATGAGTTGATGAAACCCGGTTTCCGGTTCAGGGAGATGATGTAATACACCTATCGAAAAAATATAGTCAAATTTGTTTTCTTTGAATGGTGGATGGGTAATATCTCCCCGCACTACCTGGACGTTCATATTCTTTGTATTCTCTTGTGCAACAGACACGGCATCACTAAAATCAATAGCGATTACTTCTGCGCCATAAGACGCAGCATAGTATGCATAGCTGCCATTGCCGCATCCTGCATCAAGTACTCGTTTATTTTTAAAATATTTCTTATCGATCGGGCTGACAAATTCTAAAAAACCTTTCTCGCTCTTTAATTTGTGGAATCGTGTCCATTCAAATCCAAAACTATGGGCCGTTTTTTTCTTTAATATGAGTGAATTCTGTGATTGGATTGGTTGAGGTTTTAATTTTCCCATAGATAATCCTCTATAACTTATTGAAGTAATTTATTAAATAATGGCTCTATAAAATCTTTTTTTCCGATAAAAACAAGGTATGATCAACCAAAAGGGGTAAGGTACATTGTTTCCTTAATATGTTATGTTCACATACTGTATCGAGAAAAAATGTCAGCAAACCGGAATACACTATTTATTGAATTATCCACCGCGTGATCTGCAATTCTCGAATTCCACTTATTTTCCACCAGATCTCCAGAAAAATTACATTCAACATCGATTTAATTTTACGCAATTTTCATGGTTTGGGCGTGAAATTGCGTTCATATGCGTTTCTATTGACAAAACATAATATCATTATGATTCACGAAAATGCCGTCCCCTACCATCCCAAATACCATTCTGAGTTCTTCCTTCATTCAGGGAATTAATTTAAAAGATCATATCCGAATTTTATTATAATCAACTCTATCAATAAAAATCTTATACCACATTTCAAACATGAATATACTCCATAATTTCTGGGCATTATAGAAATTCATCCGGTAATCATTTCCCGCGTTTTGAAATTTCCCCAATAATCCTGTGATATAAGAGTGATCATATAATAAATGTGAACGTTCTTCGAGAATATGT belongs to Methanoregula sp. and includes:
- a CDS encoding class I SAM-dependent methyltransferase; this translates as MGKLKPQPIQSQNSLILKKKTAHSFGFEWTRFHKLKSEKGFLEFVSPIDKKYFKNKRVLDAGCGNGSYAYYAASYGAEVIAIDFSDAVSVAQENTKNMNVQVVRGDITHPPFKENKFDYIFSIGVLHHLPEPETGFHQLIPLLKPGALISIWVYGRAKQWAAVYFYEPLIKITHRLPHRLLYYLCYVPATIMEIINGFSILLKKIHLKKLSSVIPFKYYETYPFSVKLNDAFDVFATPSARYYSDEEIFNWFTRANLIDISITTEGVSKGIKGFGIKK